A genomic window from Planococcus rifietoensis includes:
- the opp4A gene encoding oligopeptide ABC transporter substrate-binding protein, translated as MKKKSLLWLFALVLILSAFLAACGGGSDDANESGSEGEGSEGAAEGEPQKGGTLVYGLDAPPEGLYSSAFYGIATDFEVIELFDEALISYNENLEPEPNVASWETEDNKVFNFTFEEGVKWHNGEELTVNDWVFALETIADPDYDGPRYANVQTIEGAEAYRSGDADSISGIEVVSDYEINITFDEARVNNLTNLWAYPLPESVLGDVPVAEMSASEWVRSTPIGIGPFKVDKIVPGESVEFSKFDEYWNGDVNLDKIVLRVIDNSSVVGALQNNDIDMISLQPVSGPEVEPLENVEIVTYPGLTYYYVGFKLGKFDNESQTITEELPKYQSKELRQAMMYALNRQEWVDAFFFGYADVVNKPVPSAHWNSADDSELIQYEYDPEKSKQMLDEAGYVDTNDDGFREDPNGDEFVVKFSHYATGNPTFESRAQAIAQYFEAVGLRSEVEMVEVNLYYDMVEKDDASIETFFGGWGTGTDPDPSGLWKADQLWNYPRYNNPEADQLLDDALDIEIVGTDQEKRKELYVEWQKIVNEDLPMLYIAELEEIKALNTRVGGVEYDVSGQNSPAEWFVTE; from the coding sequence ATGAAGAAAAAATCCTTGCTCTGGCTCTTCGCGCTTGTGCTTATCCTATCCGCGTTCCTAGCGGCGTGCGGCGGAGGCAGTGATGATGCCAATGAGTCAGGCTCAGAAGGCGAAGGTTCTGAAGGTGCAGCAGAGGGCGAACCGCAAAAAGGCGGAACGCTTGTTTACGGCCTTGACGCTCCACCGGAAGGTTTATACTCTTCCGCATTTTACGGCATTGCAACTGATTTCGAAGTCATCGAACTATTTGATGAAGCATTGATCAGCTACAACGAAAACTTGGAGCCTGAACCGAACGTCGCTTCTTGGGAGACCGAGGACAATAAAGTCTTCAACTTCACATTTGAAGAAGGCGTGAAATGGCATAACGGTGAAGAGTTGACTGTCAACGACTGGGTATTTGCTCTTGAAACAATTGCAGATCCTGATTATGACGGCCCCCGCTACGCAAACGTGCAAACAATTGAAGGCGCTGAAGCATACCGCAGCGGCGACGCCGATTCCATTTCTGGGATCGAAGTGGTCAGCGACTATGAAATCAACATCACTTTCGATGAAGCCCGCGTAAACAACTTAACCAACCTATGGGCATATCCGCTTCCTGAGTCTGTTCTCGGCGACGTACCGGTTGCCGAAATGTCAGCATCTGAATGGGTACGTTCAACTCCAATCGGAATCGGGCCATTCAAAGTAGACAAAATCGTTCCTGGCGAGTCGGTCGAATTCTCGAAATTCGATGAGTACTGGAACGGCGATGTCAACTTGGATAAAATCGTCCTGCGCGTTATCGATAACTCTTCAGTTGTCGGCGCATTGCAGAACAACGATATCGACATGATCTCCCTTCAGCCGGTATCCGGGCCTGAAGTAGAACCTCTCGAAAATGTGGAAATCGTTACTTACCCTGGATTGACTTATTATTATGTAGGCTTCAAACTCGGTAAATTCGATAACGAATCTCAAACGATTACAGAAGAACTGCCGAAATACCAAAGCAAAGAGCTTCGTCAGGCGATGATGTATGCACTAAACCGCCAAGAGTGGGTGGATGCATTCTTCTTCGGCTATGCGGATGTTGTTAATAAGCCAGTACCGTCTGCCCACTGGAATTCAGCAGACGACAGCGAATTGATTCAATATGAATACGATCCTGAAAAATCGAAGCAAATGTTGGATGAAGCAGGATACGTCGATACGAACGATGACGGATTCCGCGAAGATCCAAATGGCGACGAGTTCGTCGTGAAATTCTCGCATTATGCAACAGGCAACCCGACTTTCGAATCCCGTGCACAAGCAATTGCCCAGTATTTCGAAGCGGTCGGACTGCGTTCTGAAGTGGAAATGGTCGAAGTAAACCTTTACTACGATATGGTCGAAAAAGATGATGCTTCCATTGAAACATTCTTCGGCGGCTGGGGCACAGGAACTGACCCGGATCCATCTGGACTATGGAAAGCAGACCAGCTTTGGAACTACCCGCGCTACAACAATCCTGAAGCAGATCAATTGCTAGACGACGCACTTGATATTGAAATCGTCGGCACTGATCAAGAAAAACGCAAAGAATTGTATGTAGAATGGCAGAAGATCGTCAACGAAGACCTTCCGATGCTTTACATCGCAGAACTAGAGGAAATTAAGGCATTGAACACACGTGTCGGTGGAGTTGAATATGACGTTTCCGGTCAAAACAGCCCTGCTGAATGGTTCGTAACAGAATAA
- the opp4B gene encoding oligopeptide ABC transporter permease, with translation MLKYSIRRLLGMIPMLILISIVVFSLAKLMPGDSLSGEIDPLNTSPEYIAEMREKLGYNDPLPVQYFNWITGFVQGDFGKSTRFQIPVFDLIMEKVPNTLLLGVTALVITYIMAFIMGMYSGRRPYTLGDNAIAGFNYIMLAIPSFVAAVFAIYIFAFQLNWFPFAGSVDILVEEGSFEYYVSRMHHVLLPAIVLGAMSTASYTQFLRNDIIENSRKDFVRTARAKGTPMKKIYNVHILRNSIIPLVTFLGFDFAALIGGAIITETIFTYPGIGQLFLESVTSRDYPTLMALTMLLSFLTLFGNLLADILYGVVDPRIRLD, from the coding sequence ATGCTTAAATATTCGATTAGACGGTTGCTTGGAATGATTCCGATGCTGATCTTGATTTCCATCGTGGTCTTCAGCCTCGCCAAACTGATGCCGGGCGATTCACTCAGCGGGGAAATCGACCCGCTCAACACCAGCCCGGAATACATAGCGGAAATGCGTGAAAAGCTCGGCTACAATGACCCTTTGCCGGTCCAATATTTTAATTGGATCACTGGATTCGTACAAGGGGATTTTGGCAAATCTACACGCTTTCAAATTCCGGTATTCGATTTGATCATGGAAAAAGTGCCAAATACTTTATTATTGGGTGTGACAGCTCTCGTCATTACCTATATTATGGCGTTCATTATGGGGATGTATTCAGGAAGGCGGCCCTATACTTTAGGCGATAACGCTATTGCAGGATTCAACTACATCATGCTAGCTATTCCATCTTTTGTCGCTGCTGTTTTCGCGATTTATATTTTTGCGTTCCAGTTAAACTGGTTTCCGTTTGCCGGGTCGGTGGATATTTTGGTGGAAGAGGGCAGCTTTGAATACTACGTGAGCCGCATGCACCACGTATTGCTGCCGGCGATTGTCCTCGGGGCGATGAGCACAGCGAGCTATACGCAGTTTTTACGCAACGATATCATTGAGAACTCCCGCAAGGATTTTGTCCGGACAGCGCGCGCGAAAGGCACACCGATGAAAAAAATCTATAATGTCCATATCCTGCGTAATTCGATCATTCCATTAGTCACATTCCTAGGATTCGATTTTGCCGCATTGATCGGGGGAGCCATCATTACAGAGACGATTTTTACTTATCCGGGCATTGGCCAGCTATTTTTGGAATCCGTGACAAGCCGTGATTATCCGACTTTAATGGCTTTGACTATGCTTTTGTCGTTCCTTACATTATTTGGTAATTTATTGGCAGATATTCTATACGGCGTCGTGGATCCACGAATTCGCCTGGATTGA
- a CDS encoding ABC transporter ATP-binding protein, producing MTTRDFIQDRIDYLDKRENLLEIRNLKKYYPVTGGFFKRTIGNVKAVDDVSFVIRKGETLGLVGESGCGKSTAGRTILRLMKPTGGEILFEGKDITRLAGSKLQKARRDFQMVFQDPYASLNPTQMVGDIIAEPILNYEKRNKKELEQEIKTLLKRVGLPEEAYYKYAHEFSGGQRQRIGIARALALHPKLIVADEPVSALDVSVQSQVLNLLKELQIEFDLTYLFIAHDLSVVKHMSDRIGVMYLGNLVELASNKDLYKEPLHPYTQALISAIPEPNPAKRKERIVLRGDVPSPQNPPTGCPFHTRCPVAMEICSQEKPALAEVRPGHQVACHLY from the coding sequence ATGACTACTAGAGATTTCATCCAGGACCGCATTGATTATTTAGATAAGCGTGAAAATCTCCTCGAAATTCGCAACCTAAAAAAATACTATCCGGTAACAGGCGGATTTTTCAAGCGGACCATCGGAAATGTTAAAGCAGTGGACGATGTGTCGTTCGTCATCCGAAAAGGTGAAACGCTTGGGCTGGTCGGCGAATCGGGCTGCGGCAAATCAACCGCAGGACGGACTATTTTGAGGCTGATGAAACCAACGGGAGGCGAAATCCTTTTTGAAGGGAAAGACATCACTCGATTAGCGGGATCCAAATTGCAAAAAGCACGGCGGGATTTTCAAATGGTGTTCCAAGATCCCTATGCATCGCTGAATCCGACGCAGATGGTCGGCGATATCATTGCCGAACCGATCCTGAATTATGAAAAGCGCAATAAAAAAGAGTTAGAACAGGAAATTAAAACACTCCTGAAACGAGTTGGTTTGCCTGAAGAGGCTTATTATAAATACGCCCATGAATTTTCCGGCGGCCAAAGACAGCGCATCGGAATCGCCCGGGCGCTGGCATTGCACCCTAAGCTGATTGTCGCGGATGAACCGGTATCCGCACTCGATGTGTCCGTGCAATCGCAAGTGTTGAACTTGTTGAAAGAACTGCAAATCGAATTCGATCTGACTTATCTCTTTATTGCACATGACCTGAGCGTCGTAAAGCATATGAGTGATCGAATCGGAGTGATGTATTTGGGCAACCTCGTAGAGCTTGCTTCAAATAAAGATTTGTACAAAGAACCGCTGCATCCTTATACGCAGGCACTCATTTCCGCGATTCCAGAACCAAATCCGGCGAAGCGGAAAGAGCGGATTGTCTTAAGAGGAGATGTGCCAAGCCCACAAAACCCGCCTACCGGCTGCCCGTTCCATACGCGCTGCCCGGTGGCGATGGAAATCTGCTCACAAGAGAAACCAGCGTTGGCAGAAGTAAGGCCAGGCCATCAAGTTGCGTGCCATTTGTATTGA
- a CDS encoding DUF3899 domain-containing protein, whose product MKKIIIGIAAVQLIIVLTMLVRSEPFSLLSYINNSFIYGGILVFFGAWVFVVRTGVFDVFTMSMRKVFKSKSTLEDDEMRLPSEVLAFSSSPLLIVGGATLAAMAISLAFYQS is encoded by the coding sequence ATGAAAAAAATAATTATCGGAATTGCTGCTGTGCAACTAATTATCGTGTTGACGATGCTTGTGCGAAGCGAACCGTTTTCACTGCTGTCATATATCAATAACTCCTTTATCTACGGGGGAATCCTTGTATTTTTCGGTGCCTGGGTATTCGTCGTCCGAACTGGGGTTTTCGATGTATTTACGATGAGCATGCGCAAGGTGTTCAAAAGCAAGTCCACGCTCGAAGACGACGAGATGCGCCTCCCATCGGAAGTGTTGGCATTCTCAAGTTCCCCGCTCTTGATCGTAGGCGGTGCGACATTGGCTGCCATGGCGATCTCCCTGGCGTTCTATCAATCGTAG
- the opp4C gene encoding oligopeptide ABC transporter permease: protein MASSTTITQQKKPERSLSPWQIARRKFVRNKLAMISSFFILLVTLMSLSAPFLAPVLSPLPDISKVNIGAMNIEPNGEHLLGTDKSGRDVLTRLFYGGRISLLVGFSATLIVITFGTVIGALAGFFGGFIDSILMRFTDFVLNFPFLVFVIVLNTILYGIVDGLWVLIMVIGALSWGGVARLVRSKVLAEKENEYILAALSIGCSPFKVITKHLLPNVISTIIVQGTLIFATMIVIESALSYLGFGVPQATPSWGNMLSSANEPDVLQGKPWIWMPPAIIITLTILSINFIGEGLKDALNPKSLR from the coding sequence ATGGCATCATCAACTACCATTACCCAACAAAAGAAGCCGGAAAGAAGCTTGTCTCCTTGGCAGATTGCCAGAAGAAAGTTCGTGCGCAATAAATTGGCGATGATCAGTTCCTTTTTCATTTTGCTGGTCACTTTAATGTCACTATCGGCACCGTTTCTCGCACCCGTATTGTCGCCGCTTCCGGATATTTCAAAAGTGAATATCGGTGCGATGAATATCGAGCCGAACGGCGAACATCTTCTCGGCACGGATAAAAGCGGGCGCGATGTCTTGACGCGCCTGTTCTATGGCGGGCGGATCTCGTTATTGGTCGGCTTTAGCGCGACGCTCATCGTTATTACTTTTGGAACAGTGATCGGGGCGCTTGCCGGATTTTTCGGGGGCTTTATCGATAGCATCTTGATGCGCTTCACGGATTTCGTCTTGAATTTTCCGTTCCTTGTATTTGTTATTGTCTTGAACACGATCCTTTACGGCATTGTGGATGGCTTATGGGTCTTGATTATGGTCATAGGTGCGCTCAGTTGGGGCGGCGTCGCCCGCTTGGTGCGCAGCAAAGTGTTGGCGGAAAAAGAGAATGAGTATATCCTGGCCGCTTTATCGATCGGCTGTTCTCCGTTCAAAGTCATTACAAAACACCTATTGCCGAATGTCATCTCAACCATCATCGTTCAAGGAACTTTGATTTTTGCAACGATGATCGTCATCGAATCAGCACTTAGCTATTTAGGCTTTGGCGTCCCGCAAGCGACACCGAGCTGGGGCAATATGCTGTCATCTGCCAACGAGCCGGATGTCTTGCAGGGCAAGCCATGGATCTGGATGCCTCCAGCCATCATTATTACTTTGACGATCCTGTCGATTAACTTTATCGGAGAAGGGTTGAAGGATGCGTTGAATCCAAAATCATTGCGCTAA
- a CDS encoding beta-ketoacyl-ACP synthase III: MNAGIIGTGRCLPEDKLTNFDLEQRMDTSDEWIRTMTGIEERRIANDEQDTSDMARVAAQKAIADAGIDPADIGLILVATVTPDRPFPSVACDIQQQIGALNAAAMDISAACAGFMYGVITAKQFIESDTYRYVLVVGVEKLSKITNWEDRNTAVLFGDGAGAAVIGKVSEGRGILSFELGADGSGGEHLYQDKHLVMNGREVFKFAVRQMGESAINVIEKAGLDKEDVDFLIPHQANIRIMESSRARLDLPVEKMSKTIQKYGNTSAASIPISLVEDLEEGRIKDDDVVVMVGFGGGLTWGAIAMKWGK, encoded by the coding sequence ATGAATGCTGGAATCATCGGTACCGGCAGATGCCTGCCGGAAGATAAATTGACCAATTTTGATTTAGAGCAGCGCATGGATACCTCGGATGAATGGATCCGGACCATGACCGGGATTGAAGAACGCCGGATTGCAAACGATGAACAAGATACATCGGATATGGCGCGGGTTGCGGCGCAAAAGGCAATTGCCGATGCCGGCATCGACCCAGCGGACATCGGGTTGATTCTGGTAGCGACAGTTACGCCAGACCGTCCGTTTCCGTCTGTCGCGTGCGATATCCAGCAACAGATCGGCGCTCTGAACGCGGCCGCCATGGATATCTCTGCAGCATGTGCTGGATTCATGTACGGCGTTATTACAGCAAAACAATTTATCGAATCGGATACGTATCGTTACGTCCTAGTAGTTGGTGTTGAGAAACTATCGAAAATCACCAACTGGGAAGACCGCAATACAGCTGTCTTATTCGGCGACGGAGCCGGCGCGGCCGTGATCGGCAAAGTATCGGAAGGCCGCGGAATTTTATCGTTTGAACTCGGAGCGGATGGCTCTGGCGGGGAACACTTGTATCAAGACAAACATTTGGTGATGAATGGCCGTGAAGTATTCAAATTTGCGGTGCGCCAAATGGGCGAATCCGCCATCAACGTCATCGAAAAAGCAGGATTGGATAAAGAAGATGTCGACTTTCTTATACCGCATCAGGCGAATATCCGCATTATGGAATCGTCCCGGGCTCGTCTTGACTTGCCGGTAGAGAAAATGTCGAAGACCATACAAAAATACGGAAACACTTCAGCAGCGTCGATTCCGATTTCCCTTGTGGAAGATTTAGAGGAAGGTCGTATTAAAGATGATGATGTCGTCGTTATGGTCGGCTTTGGCGGCGGATTGACTTGGGGCGCAATTGCTATGAAGTGGGGGAAATAA
- a CDS encoding YjzD family protein — protein MHYIGTLFWSVLIISMLNYVVSAVQNVPFDFMIGIFMAVAVTVLIIVMDAIIPKEAAKEY, from the coding sequence ATGCATTATATCGGAACACTTTTCTGGTCTGTCCTTATAATTTCAATGTTGAACTATGTCGTAAGTGCCGTGCAAAACGTGCCATTCGACTTCATGATCGGTATCTTCATGGCAGTGGCAGTTACTGTATTGATCATTGTGATGGATGCTATCATCCCGAAAGAAGCGGCGAAAGAATATTAA
- the trpS gene encoding tryptophan--tRNA ligase, giving the protein MKKIFSGVQPTGTVTLGNYIGAFKQFTELQEEYDCIFCIVDQHAITMPQDRLELRKNIKSLAALYLAVGIDPEKVTLFIQSEVPAHAQAGWMLQCVSTIGELERMTQFKDKSAKAASISAGLLTYPPLMAADILLYQTDIVPVGDDQKQHIELTRDLAERFNRKYNDIFTIPDIRIPKHGARVMSLQDPAKKMSKSDSNKKSIITLLDDLKTIEKKVKSAVTDSEGIVKYDPENKPGVSNLLSIEAALTGASIDELVAKYEGSGYGDFKAGVAKAITDHLAPIQERYYKLLDSEELDTILDEGAEKANFIANKTLKKMENAMGLGRKRKR; this is encoded by the coding sequence TTGAAAAAAATCTTTTCAGGCGTACAGCCAACCGGCACGGTCACTCTCGGCAATTACATCGGGGCGTTCAAGCAGTTTACTGAACTGCAGGAAGAATACGATTGCATCTTCTGCATCGTCGACCAGCACGCTATTACCATGCCCCAGGATCGTCTCGAACTAAGAAAAAATATCAAATCGCTTGCCGCACTTTATCTTGCTGTCGGCATCGATCCGGAAAAAGTCACACTGTTCATCCAATCGGAAGTTCCAGCCCACGCCCAGGCCGGCTGGATGCTGCAATGCGTATCGACCATCGGTGAACTCGAGCGCATGACACAATTCAAAGATAAATCGGCCAAAGCGGCTTCCATCTCTGCCGGTTTGCTCACTTACCCACCTTTAATGGCTGCTGACATTCTTTTGTATCAAACAGATATCGTCCCTGTTGGCGATGACCAGAAACAGCATATCGAATTGACACGCGACTTGGCGGAGCGTTTCAACAGAAAATACAATGACATCTTCACGATCCCGGACATTCGCATTCCAAAACACGGTGCACGCGTCATGTCTTTGCAGGATCCAGCGAAAAAGATGAGCAAGTCCGATTCAAATAAAAAGTCGATCATCACGTTGCTTGACGATTTGAAGACAATCGAAAAGAAAGTGAAAAGCGCTGTAACGGATTCGGAAGGAATCGTCAAATACGATCCCGAGAACAAACCAGGCGTTTCGAATCTCCTATCGATCGAAGCTGCCTTGACGGGAGCCTCCATCGATGAACTGGTCGCTAAATACGAAGGCAGCGGCTATGGCGATTTCAAAGCAGGTGTTGCCAAGGCGATCACTGACCACTTAGCGCCGATTCAAGAGCGCTACTATAAATTGCTCGACTCCGAGGAGCTCGATACGATCCTTGACGAAGGGGCAGAAAAAGCCAATTTCATTGCCAATAAAACATTGAAGAAAATGGAGAACGCAATGGGCTTAGGCCGCAAACGCAAACGTTAA
- a CDS encoding ABC transporter ATP-binding protein — MTAMYGSKENTPLLRVKNLQTGFKIDGDYYNAVEGVSFDVLPKQIVGVVGESGCGKSVMSLSIMQLLPNGIGKIRGGGIEFEGQDISTYSDKQMNGIRGKDISMIFQEPMTSLNPVFTIGYQIEEVILNHEKLTKKEARLRSVALLKQVGIPRAEQIVTEYPHQLSGGMRQRVMIAMAIACQPKLLIADEPTTALDVTVQAQILELLKGIQEANDMSIILITHDLGVVAEICDEVLVMYAGKIVERAYVDDLFRDPKHPYTELLMKAIPKMDEDVEELATIEGLVPSVINMPQVGCRFANRCPKAMAECLMVTPQLAEVADRHEAACLLYEESWPTDGKREREGVAAL; from the coding sequence ATGACAGCTATGTACGGATCTAAAGAGAATACACCGCTCTTGCGGGTCAAAAACCTCCAGACAGGCTTCAAAATAGACGGGGATTATTACAACGCAGTTGAAGGCGTCAGTTTTGATGTCCTTCCGAAGCAAATCGTCGGCGTGGTAGGAGAATCAGGCTGCGGTAAAAGTGTTATGTCATTGTCCATTATGCAGCTGCTGCCAAATGGCATCGGAAAGATTCGGGGCGGCGGAATCGAATTCGAAGGCCAGGACATTTCTACATATTCAGATAAGCAGATGAACGGCATCCGTGGAAAAGATATCTCAATGATTTTCCAGGAGCCGATGACTTCGCTCAATCCGGTCTTTACCATCGGCTATCAAATAGAAGAAGTAATCTTGAACCACGAAAAGCTGACGAAAAAAGAAGCGCGGCTGCGGTCGGTCGCTTTATTGAAACAAGTGGGAATTCCGCGTGCTGAGCAAATCGTCACGGAGTACCCCCACCAATTATCCGGGGGGATGCGCCAGCGGGTCATGATTGCCATGGCCATTGCTTGTCAACCGAAACTATTGATCGCTGATGAACCGACAACTGCACTTGATGTCACAGTTCAAGCGCAAATTCTCGAATTGTTGAAAGGCATACAGGAAGCAAATGATATGTCGATCATTCTCATTACACATGATTTAGGCGTAGTCGCTGAAATTTGCGACGAAGTACTGGTCATGTATGCGGGAAAAATCGTAGAACGCGCATATGTCGATGACTTGTTCCGCGATCCAAAGCATCCGTACACCGAATTATTAATGAAAGCAATCCCGAAAATGGATGAAGATGTCGAAGAGCTCGCGACGATTGAAGGGCTCGTGCCGTCCGTCATCAATATGCCGCAAGTGGGCTGCCGTTTCGCGAACCGCTGCCCGAAAGCAATGGCGGAATGCTTGATGGTAACTCCGCAGCTTGCGGAAGTGGCCGATCGGCATGAAGCTGCGTGCCTATTATATGAAGAAAGTTGGCCAACGGACGGAAAAAGAGAACGAGAAGGAGTCGCCGCATTATGA
- the fabF gene encoding beta-ketoacyl-ACP synthase II, which yields MDNRRVVITGIGAVTPLGNSAESTWEAVKAGRSGVGPLTRIDADQYPAKVAAELKDFSIEEYIERKEARKMDRFTHYALASSIMAMKDAALELDEKTALRTGVWIGSGIGGMETIENQMDVLNSRGVRRISPFFVPMIIPDMASGQVSIHFGAKAINSCSVTACASGTNSIGDAFKVIQRGDADVMISGGAEAPITRLSVAGFTANTALTTNNDATTASRPFDKNRDGFVIGEGAGIVILEEYEHAKARGAKIYAELVGYGSTGDAHHITAPAPGGEGAARAMQQAIEDAGIEKTDVGYINAHGTSTPYNDLFETMAVKTVFGDHAYKMGVSSTKSMTGHLLGAAGGIEAIFTALALKEGIMPPTINYETPDEELDLDYVANEARTAEFSYAMSNSLGFGGHNASLVLKKV from the coding sequence ATGGATAATCGTCGTGTAGTCATTACAGGTATCGGTGCCGTAACACCGCTTGGAAACAGCGCAGAATCTACGTGGGAAGCGGTGAAGGCAGGACGCTCAGGCGTCGGCCCGTTAACGCGCATCGATGCGGATCAGTATCCCGCGAAAGTTGCCGCTGAATTGAAGGATTTTTCGATTGAAGAGTATATCGAGCGTAAAGAAGCGCGCAAGATGGACCGCTTCACTCATTACGCACTCGCATCTTCCATTATGGCAATGAAAGATGCAGCGCTTGAGCTGGATGAAAAGACAGCTCTTCGTACAGGTGTATGGATCGGATCAGGAATCGGCGGAATGGAAACGATTGAAAACCAGATGGACGTATTGAACTCCCGCGGCGTTCGCCGCATTAGCCCATTCTTTGTGCCAATGATCATTCCGGACATGGCATCTGGCCAGGTGTCGATCCATTTTGGCGCAAAAGCGATCAACTCCTGCTCGGTAACAGCTTGTGCATCTGGAACGAACTCGATCGGCGATGCCTTTAAAGTTATTCAGCGCGGCGATGCCGATGTCATGATTTCTGGCGGCGCGGAAGCACCAATCACGCGTTTGTCTGTTGCTGGATTTACAGCAAACACTGCATTGACGACCAATAATGATGCAACGACTGCGTCACGCCCGTTTGACAAAAACCGTGATGGCTTTGTCATCGGTGAAGGGGCCGGGATCGTCATTCTAGAAGAATACGAACACGCAAAAGCACGCGGCGCAAAAATTTATGCGGAACTCGTCGGCTACGGTTCGACGGGCGATGCCCACCATATTACAGCTCCAGCCCCAGGAGGCGAAGGGGCGGCACGTGCGATGCAGCAAGCCATCGAAGATGCAGGCATTGAAAAAACGGATGTCGGTTATATCAATGCGCATGGAACGAGTACTCCGTACAACGATTTGTTCGAAACAATGGCAGTCAAAACCGTCTTTGGAGACCATGCCTACAAAATGGGTGTAAGCTCGACGAAGTCAATGACAGGCCATTTGCTTGGCGCAGCTGGCGGAATTGAAGCAATCTTTACAGCCTTGGCTTTGAAAGAAGGCATCATGCCGCCGACGATCAACTATGAAACGCCGGATGAAGAATTGGATTTAGATTATGTAGCAAATGAAGCAAGAACTGCCGAATTCTCGTATGCGATGAGTAATTCGCTTGGTTTTGGTGGACATAACGCTTCGCTCGTATTGAAAAAAGTGTAA